A single region of the Nocardioides sp. W7 genome encodes:
- a CDS encoding DUF3099 domain-containing protein has protein sequence MPRDRHRSPDAVRITTAPSDRNADIAARQRRYLLSMSLRSLCFVGAIVAALAGVDWLWPILIAGALVLPYVAVVMANAVTTRSDAFDLADTAYRPELGSTSTKPLDEGGTRL, from the coding sequence ATGCCCAGGGATCGCCACCGCTCTCCCGACGCGGTCCGGATCACCACCGCTCCGAGTGACCGCAACGCCGACATCGCGGCTCGGCAACGTCGTTACCTGCTCTCCATGAGCCTGCGTTCGCTGTGCTTCGTCGGCGCGATCGTCGCCGCACTGGCCGGTGTCGACTGGCTGTGGCCGATCCTGATCGCGGGCGCCCTGGTGCTGCCGTACGTCGCGGTCGTGATGGCCAACGCCGTCACCACCCGCTCGGACGCCTTCGACCTGGCCGACACCGCCTATCGACCCGAGCTCGGCAGCACGTCGACGAAGCCCCTCGACGAGGGCGGCACGAGGCTGTGA
- a CDS encoding SDR family oxidoreductase: protein MDLGLADRVYLVTGGARGLGRATADVLVAEGARVVVSGRSAGSLDRAVAELGPAAVGVVADHADPQTPGRLIATAREAWGRLDGALVSVGGPPRGTVSEITDEQWTAAFGSVFLGAVRLGREIAAELGAGGALAFVLSTSVRAPLAEMALSNGLRPGLAMVAKTLADEVGPRGVRVNGLLPSRVVTERLAELDSGSADPAASLAEAVASIPLRRQAEPEEFGRVAAFLLSPAASFVSGAMLPVDGGALRAL from the coding sequence ATGGACCTCGGGCTCGCCGATCGCGTCTACCTCGTCACCGGTGGCGCTCGGGGTCTCGGTCGGGCGACCGCCGACGTGCTGGTCGCCGAGGGGGCGCGCGTGGTCGTCTCCGGCCGATCGGCGGGCTCGCTCGACCGCGCCGTCGCCGAGCTCGGGCCGGCCGCGGTCGGGGTGGTCGCCGACCACGCCGACCCGCAGACCCCGGGCCGCCTGATCGCGACCGCGCGCGAGGCCTGGGGACGCCTCGACGGTGCACTGGTGAGCGTCGGCGGCCCGCCGCGAGGCACGGTCAGCGAGATCACCGACGAGCAGTGGACCGCGGCGTTCGGCTCGGTCTTCCTCGGGGCGGTCCGGCTGGGTCGTGAGATCGCTGCCGAGCTCGGTGCGGGCGGGGCGCTGGCGTTCGTGCTGTCCACCAGCGTGCGGGCTCCGCTGGCGGAGATGGCCCTCTCGAACGGCCTGCGGCCGGGGCTGGCGATGGTCGCCAAGACCCTGGCCGACGAGGTCGGGCCCCGCGGTGTGCGGGTCAACGGCCTGCTGCCGTCACGGGTGGTCACCGAGCGGCTGGCGGAGCTGGACTCCGGCAGCGCCGATCCGGCGGCGAGCCTGGCCGAGGCCGTCGCCTCGATCCCGCTGCGGCGTCAGGCCGAGCCGGAGGAGTTCGGCCGGGTGGCGGCCTTCCTGCTCTCGCCGGCCGCGTCGTTCGTCTCCGGAGCGATGCTGCCCGTCGACGGTGGAGCACTCCGGGCGCTCTGA
- a CDS encoding SURF1 family protein: MRSFGFLLSRRWLLFAAAILVVAYGTWWLGEWQFHRLEDRKADNAVVRTNETRGPAAVDEVLAVGREVRDEDKWRIVTATGTYDPARTVIVRYSANPRTDDSGVDVVVPLVTADGTALLVNRGWMPKINQGGDIGEVPEPPAGEVTVSGYVRADGSGDSTRVTDGSTRAVDSDAIGAALDLPVYGGWVELRSEDPPAAEPLVAVELPELDNGPHFFYGLQWWFFGVLALVGFGWFAYDEWRGGPATRKDRRPGAPDRDARRARRERYKQAVAAEEARRRAQSARSAPPSTGSIAPETNDAAGESRKAATRPNSSGSA, translated from the coding sequence GTGCGCTCGTTCGGGTTCCTGCTGAGCCGTCGCTGGCTGCTGTTCGCAGCCGCGATCCTGGTCGTGGCGTACGGCACCTGGTGGCTGGGCGAGTGGCAGTTCCACCGACTCGAGGACCGCAAGGCCGACAACGCCGTGGTCCGCACCAACGAGACCCGCGGGCCGGCCGCGGTCGATGAGGTCCTGGCCGTGGGTCGCGAGGTCCGCGACGAGGACAAGTGGCGGATCGTGACGGCCACCGGCACCTACGACCCCGCCCGGACGGTCATCGTCCGCTACAGCGCGAACCCGCGCACCGACGACAGCGGGGTCGACGTGGTCGTCCCGCTGGTGACGGCCGACGGCACGGCACTGTTGGTGAACCGCGGCTGGATGCCCAAGATCAACCAGGGCGGCGACATCGGCGAGGTGCCCGAGCCGCCGGCCGGCGAGGTCACGGTCAGCGGCTACGTCCGGGCCGACGGCTCCGGGGACAGCACCCGGGTCACCGACGGCTCCACGCGGGCCGTCGACAGCGACGCCATCGGTGCCGCGCTCGACCTCCCCGTCTACGGCGGCTGGGTGGAGCTGCGCTCGGAGGACCCGCCCGCGGCCGAACCGCTGGTGGCGGTGGAGCTGCCCGAGCTGGACAACGGGCCGCACTTCTTCTACGGCCTGCAGTGGTGGTTCTTCGGGGTGCTGGCCCTCGTCGGCTTCGGCTGGTTCGCGTACGACGAGTGGCGCGGCGGCCCGGCCACTCGCAAGGATCGCCGCCCCGGAGCGCCCGACCGGGACGCCCGCCGGGCCCGGCGCGAGCGGTACAAGCAGGCCGTCGCCGCCGAGGAGGCCCGGCGCCGGGCTCAGAGCGCCCGGAGTGCTCCACCGTCGACGGGCAGCATCGCTCCGGAGACGAACGACGCGGCCGGCGAGAGCAGGAAGGCCGCCACCCGGCCGAACTCCTCCGGCTCGGCCTGA
- the fabI gene encoding enoyl-ACP reductase FabI: MSGILEGKRILVAGVTMDSSIGFATAKVAQEQGATVLISNFGRALGITRRIAKRLPVEPPVLELDVTDPDHLAGLADQVREHLGPDAGLDGVVHSIAYGNPATVLGGQFLNGPWDDVAQAVQVSAYSLKSLAMACKPLMGPGGSVVGLTFDATVAWPAYDWMGVAKAALESTSRYLARDLGADGIRCNLVAAGPLKTLAAKAIPGFEDLEAMWSTRAPLGWDNTDHSPTAKAVCALLSDFFPATSGEIVHVDGGFHAMGA; this comes from the coding sequence ATGAGCGGAATCCTCGAAGGCAAGCGGATCCTCGTCGCCGGCGTGACGATGGACAGCTCGATCGGCTTCGCCACCGCCAAGGTGGCCCAGGAGCAGGGTGCCACGGTGCTCATCTCCAACTTCGGCCGCGCGCTCGGCATCACCCGGCGGATCGCCAAGCGGCTGCCGGTGGAGCCGCCGGTGCTCGAGCTCGACGTGACCGACCCCGACCACCTCGCCGGCCTCGCCGACCAGGTCCGCGAGCACCTGGGCCCGGACGCCGGCCTCGACGGGGTCGTGCACTCGATCGCCTACGGCAACCCCGCGACGGTGCTGGGGGGCCAGTTCCTCAACGGCCCCTGGGACGACGTCGCGCAGGCCGTGCAGGTCTCGGCGTACTCCCTGAAGTCGCTGGCCATGGCCTGCAAGCCGCTGATGGGTCCGGGCGGCTCGGTCGTCGGCCTGACGTTCGACGCGACGGTGGCCTGGCCGGCGTACGACTGGATGGGCGTGGCCAAGGCCGCCCTGGAGTCCACCTCCCGCTACCTGGCCCGCGACCTGGGCGCCGACGGCATCCGCTGCAACCTGGTGGCCGCCGGCCCGCTCAAGACGCTCGCCGCCAAGGCGATCCCGGGCTTCGAGGACCTCGAGGCGATGTGGTCGACGCGCGCGCCGCTCGGTTGGGACAACACCGACCACAGCCCGACCGCGAAGGCCGTCTGCGCGCTGCTGTCGGACTTCTTCCCGGCGACCTCCGGTGAGATCGTCCACGTCGACGGTGGCTTCCACGCGATGGGCGCGTAG
- the moaA gene encoding GTP 3',8-cyclase MoaA: MPSTTTRELSDRYGRVARDLRVSLTDKCNLRCSYCMPEEGLDWLENERLLTDDEVVRLVRIGVERLGIEEVRFTGGEPLVRRGLVDIVRRTREISADVELSLTTNALGLARTAPALRAAGLNRVNVSLDTVRRETFHEITRRDRLHDVVAGLEAAYDAGLGPVKLNAVLLRGVNDDQAAELLGWAVERGYSLRFIEQMPLDAQHGWTREGMVTADEILASLQAVYDLTPAAEPRGSAPAELFLVDGGPATVGVIASVTRPFCGDCDRVRLTADGQVRNCLFAREESDLRAALRAGATDEELADRWVVAMRGKRAGHGIDDPTFLQPDRPMSAIGG, translated from the coding sequence GTGCCGTCAACGACTACCCGAGAGCTCTCCGACCGCTACGGCCGGGTCGCGCGCGACCTCCGGGTCTCGCTGACCGACAAGTGCAACCTGCGTTGCTCCTACTGCATGCCCGAGGAGGGCCTCGACTGGCTCGAGAACGAGCGGCTGCTCACCGACGACGAGGTCGTCCGCCTGGTGCGGATCGGCGTCGAGCGGCTCGGTATCGAGGAGGTCCGGTTCACCGGCGGTGAGCCGCTGGTCCGGCGCGGGCTGGTCGACATCGTCCGCCGTACCCGCGAGATCTCGGCCGACGTGGAGCTGTCCCTGACCACGAACGCCCTCGGCCTGGCCCGCACGGCCCCGGCGCTGCGGGCGGCGGGCCTGAACCGGGTCAACGTCAGCCTCGACACCGTCCGGCGCGAGACGTTCCACGAGATCACCCGGCGCGACCGGCTGCACGACGTGGTCGCCGGCCTCGAGGCGGCGTACGACGCCGGCCTGGGCCCGGTGAAGCTCAACGCCGTGCTGCTGCGGGGGGTCAACGACGACCAGGCGGCCGAGCTGCTGGGCTGGGCGGTGGAGCGGGGCTACTCGCTCCGGTTCATCGAGCAGATGCCCCTGGACGCGCAGCACGGCTGGACCCGCGAGGGCATGGTCACGGCCGACGAGATTCTCGCCTCGCTGCAGGCGGTCTACGACCTGACTCCGGCGGCGGAGCCGCGGGGGAGCGCGCCGGCCGAGCTGTTCCTCGTCGACGGCGGACCGGCGACCGTCGGCGTGATCGCCTCGGTGACCCGCCCCTTCTGCGGTGACTGCGACCGGGTCCGGCTCACGGCCGACGGTCAGGTGCGCAACTGCCTGTTCGCGCGCGAGGAGTCCGACCTGCGCGCCGCGCTGCGGGCCGGAGCCACTGACGAGGAGCTCGCGGACCGGTGGGTGGTCGCGATGCGGGGCAAGCGCGCCGGGCACGGCATCGACGACCCGACCTTCCTGCAGCCCGACCGGCCGATGTCGGCTATCGGGGGATAG
- a CDS encoding dodecin, which yields MSNRTYRVSEIVGTSPDGIDEAIRNGVLRAGQTLRHLDWFEVLQVRGQIKDGAVEHFQVSMKVGFRLEDD from the coding sequence ATGTCGAACCGCACCTACCGCGTCTCGGAGATCGTCGGCACCTCGCCCGACGGCATCGACGAGGCGATCCGCAACGGCGTCCTGCGGGCCGGCCAGACCCTGCGCCACCTGGACTGGTTCGAGGTGCTCCAGGTCCGCGGCCAGATCAAGGACGGCGCCGTCGAGCACTTCCAGGTGAGCATGAAGGTCGGCTTCCGCCTCGAGGACGACTGA
- a CDS encoding Mur ligase family protein has product MTSLVELRVLEGPNLYFPRAAVKLTVDISGLAAASEETATRFARRIGLANARPGAPDTGFRQLFALRAVGHLVRAVAVESGTTRLGVRVRPTGDPHRIVVAYPWRHRTRAEAMGRAVADVLDAVPSADVEAAVGEAAARVAASEPGPGPDTIRPAVPVVAVTGTNGKTTTSRMVAHIGRVDGRVVGWSNTDGVYIDGELVEAGDYSGPSGAGRVLAHEHVELAVTETARGGILLRGIGLTRNDVSVVTNVTADHLGLQGIDTVDQLAEVKAVVPRITRRSGWSVLNGDDPRVFAMRHVTKAKPWVFTRDVESPAIREVLADGGRATTVIDGWVSVLCPDSDPDPLVELVDVPMTLAGLSRFNVENTLAATSAALAVGISREAVIEGLRSFLPDAEHNPGRMNFFTVGEVSVVVDLAHNEAGLEALLEVMNGVRRPESRLLLGLGVVGDRTDELIEKLGEIAARDSDVVAIGHKEKYLRGRTTEELETLMRAGAERVGVTGVPAYPTEVSVLSALVGQALPGDVVGLMCHAEREEVYDWLAEHCGTADSSADLAAKVRAGSD; this is encoded by the coding sequence GTGACGTCACTCGTCGAGCTCCGGGTCCTCGAAGGGCCCAACCTCTACTTCCCCCGTGCCGCGGTCAAGCTGACCGTCGACATCAGCGGCCTGGCCGCGGCCTCGGAGGAGACCGCCACGCGCTTCGCGCGCCGCATCGGCCTGGCCAACGCTCGGCCCGGGGCGCCCGACACCGGGTTCCGGCAGCTCTTCGCCCTGCGCGCCGTCGGCCACCTGGTGCGCGCGGTCGCCGTGGAGTCGGGTACGACGAGGCTCGGCGTCCGGGTCCGGCCGACCGGCGACCCGCACCGGATCGTCGTGGCCTACCCGTGGCGGCACCGCACCCGCGCCGAGGCGATGGGCCGGGCGGTCGCCGACGTACTGGACGCCGTACCGTCCGCGGACGTGGAGGCCGCCGTGGGCGAGGCGGCGGCGCGGGTCGCGGCCTCCGAGCCCGGACCCGGACCGGACACCATCCGGCCCGCCGTCCCGGTCGTCGCCGTCACCGGCACCAACGGCAAGACCACGACCTCGCGGATGGTCGCCCACATCGGACGGGTCGACGGTCGGGTCGTCGGCTGGTCGAACACCGACGGCGTCTACATCGACGGCGAGCTGGTCGAGGCGGGCGACTACTCGGGACCGAGCGGGGCGGGCCGCGTGCTCGCCCACGAGCACGTCGAGCTGGCGGTCACGGAGACCGCCCGGGGCGGGATCCTGCTCCGGGGCATCGGGCTGACCCGCAACGACGTCTCGGTGGTCACCAACGTCACCGCCGACCACCTCGGCCTCCAGGGCATCGACACCGTCGACCAGCTCGCCGAGGTGAAGGCGGTGGTCCCGCGGATCACGCGGCGCAGCGGCTGGTCGGTGCTGAACGGCGACGACCCGCGGGTCTTCGCGATGCGACACGTCACCAAGGCCAAGCCCTGGGTGTTCACCCGCGACGTCGAGTCGCCCGCGATCCGGGAGGTGCTCGCCGACGGTGGGCGGGCCACGACTGTCATCGACGGCTGGGTGAGCGTGCTGTGTCCCGACTCCGACCCCGACCCGTTGGTCGAGCTGGTCGACGTGCCGATGACCCTCGCCGGGCTCTCGCGCTTCAACGTCGAGAACACCCTCGCCGCCACCTCCGCCGCCCTCGCGGTCGGGATCTCCCGGGAGGCCGTGATCGAGGGGCTCCGCTCGTTCCTGCCCGACGCCGAGCACAACCCCGGCCGGATGAACTTCTTCACCGTCGGCGAGGTCTCGGTCGTCGTCGACCTCGCCCACAACGAGGCCGGGCTGGAAGCACTGTTGGAGGTCATGAACGGCGTACGACGCCCCGAGTCGCGGCTGCTGCTCGGACTGGGGGTCGTCGGCGACCGCACCGACGAGCTGATCGAGAAGCTCGGCGAGATCGCGGCGCGCGACAGCGACGTGGTGGCGATCGGGCACAAGGAGAAGTACCTCCGCGGCCGGACCACCGAGGAGCTCGAGACCCTGATGCGGGCCGGCGCGGAGCGGGTCGGCGTCACCGGAGTGCCGGCGTACCCCACCGAGGTCTCGGTGCTCTCCGCGTTGGTCGGCCAGGCGCTCCCCGGCGACGTCGTGGGGCTGATGTGCCACGCGGAGCGCGAGGAGGTCTACGACTGGCTGGCCGAGCACTGCGGGACGGCCGACTCCTCCGCCGATCTCGCGGCGAAGGTCCGAGCCGGCTCGGACTGA
- the fabG gene encoding 3-oxoacyl-ACP reductase FabG — MSETVESTARSVLVTGGNRGIGRAIAEAFVANGDKVAVTTRSGGAPEGTLDVRCDITDPDAVEAAFATVEAAHGPVEVLVANAGVTHDTLLLRMSEEDWSSVIDTNLTGSFRLAKRASKGMLRMRRGRIVFISSVVGLLGSAGQVNYAASKAGLVGMARSIARELGSRSITANVVAPGFVETDMTGVLTDEQKTAIKTQVPLGRYAAPEEIASTVLWLTGDGASYVTGAVIPVDGGLGMGH; from the coding sequence GTGAGCGAGACAGTGGAGTCCACGGCCCGGTCCGTCCTGGTCACCGGCGGCAACCGCGGCATCGGCCGCGCGATCGCGGAGGCGTTCGTCGCCAACGGCGACAAGGTCGCCGTGACCACGCGCAGCGGCGGCGCACCCGAGGGCACGCTCGACGTGCGGTGCGACATCACCGACCCCGATGCGGTCGAGGCGGCGTTCGCGACCGTCGAGGCCGCCCACGGCCCGGTCGAGGTGCTCGTCGCCAACGCCGGGGTCACCCACGACACGCTGCTGCTGCGGATGTCGGAGGAGGACTGGTCCTCGGTCATCGACACCAACCTCACGGGTTCCTTCCGCCTCGCGAAGCGCGCCTCCAAGGGCATGCTCCGGATGCGGCGGGGCCGGATCGTCTTCATCTCCTCGGTGGTCGGGCTGCTCGGCTCGGCGGGCCAGGTCAACTACGCAGCGTCCAAGGCCGGCCTCGTCGGCATGGCGCGCTCGATCGCCCGGGAGCTCGGCTCCCGGTCGATCACGGCCAACGTCGTGGCACCCGGCTTCGTCGAGACCGACATGACCGGCGTACTCACCGACGAGCAGAAGACCGCGATCAAGACGCAGGTCCCGCTGGGGCGGTACGCCGCGCCCGAGGAGATCGCGTCGACCGTGCTGTGGCTGACCGGCGACGGCGCGAGCTACGTCACCGGGGCCGTCATCCCGGTCGACGGTGGACTAGGGATGGGGCACTGA